The following nucleotide sequence is from Aquarana catesbeiana isolate 2022-GZ linkage group LG08, ASM4218655v1, whole genome shotgun sequence.
ttctgaccctgtacaacaggggcatgtaattacaattattgaactaatatttcacagcagagcccgttcctgcgcccaccaagagtaactctgagggcttacagtgttgtggcaacaccaacacctaaggccccaatttctgcagagtatatagggccgtactttcaaacatccaacttacaaaagactcctaattgcaaacggaaggagacaacaggaagtgagatgaaatctacccctaggaagggaaattctctcctgtaagagttcatatgggaaaaatgtgtctccttgccactgatgctttatcaccaatccttgtttcactaaaaaccccaaattgtcaaaaaacatttgtcattgggacagaaagtgaggtaaaatcttctgaagaggtgcacagacagcaaaacaaatgttacagggctgataccccttccctatgttttccaaaaagcttaaaattagattttttggctggagctacactttaaaaatgtaccagttcaaaattacaaacagattctacttaacaacaaacctacagtccctgtcttgtttgcaccgcctatatactgctgttcagagggcctggggccccacgcctttccttttttaaatttgggtgcggggttccccttaatatccatacaagacccaaagggcctggtaatggactggggtggtacccatgccgtttgtctcactgattttcatccatattgccgggacgggacattacattaaatccgtaagcagttttaaattacttttattactttaaaaatgtcattttgtgcaaggactgttctaagcacgggaaacacgcaccactttgcaggcatattatagacagcccccaggaacaatatttaaaggaatatttcactttttttttcactttaagcatcattaaattcactgctcccgaaacaacggccgtttttaaaacttttttttgcattgatacatgtcccctggggcaggacccgggtccccaaaccctttttaggacaataccatgcaaattagcctttaaaatttgcacttttgattttgaacgttcgagtctcatagactttaattgggttctaacgttcgtgcaaattttcggtctgttcgcaggttctggtgcgaactgaaccggggggtgtttcggctcatccctagtgggaacaccatttatgttggcagctgcttagtttattattatttttttttttcaaagagattTTATTAAAGGTTTTCAGGAGTACAATAAACAAATACAGAGAATACAATAATAAGTTGTTAACAGGCATTAACTATATCCCTATATTGGTAATAGCCAAAGAAGCACGTTTAGTAGATATCTTATCGGCATTCTGACACAATCAGTCGATTGGACAATGACCTTCTCAATTTTATTCAATTTTCTATGCGGATAAAAGAGGTCTAGGAGCATGTGTGTAAGAAGAATGTGTATGTGTCTCTGTATCTGGAGATGGGGATGTTTGTCTGTATTGGGCTTAGATCTAAAGAAAGGTGAATACCAACAGCCGTTATCCCAGCCCCCGATCACCCCTAAAGGGATCTAACTGTGATCGGGGGGGAGGGTATGTGAGTTTAAGTCTATTTTGTGTATGTCTGGTCTGTGAATATTTTTGTAAGGGTGAGCCCACATTATAGGTTTAGGCTCTCCGGCTTTGGGAGCCTAGGTGTGATACTTGGTGTCCAACACTAAGAGCCATATTtggaattgttttgtttttttttttttcgtaggaAGCCAAGCAGGACAGTTTGTTTATAACGAGGTAGAAAAACATGATCAGTAAAGAAGCGGTTATGTGGGATAGCATGGtgtgaggggggaaaggggggatgaAGGGGTAGCGGAGGTCTATGTAGGGATCAGTGGGTTCCAAGATCAATTCCTCAAAGTTGTAGATGATGGGTTATTATGTGGACTTTCAGTCTGTGTAGATTCACGGAAATGTGTCCAACATGCCCAAGTGTTTCTGTACTTTGTCTGGTTGTCTCTGGTTTGGTGTATAAGTTTTTCCATCTCTGCTATTCTGTCCACCCTATGGAGCTATTCTGTAACAGTGGGAGGGGAGGTGCTTCTCCAGTGAATCGGGATGCAAAGGTTGGCCGCATTTATGAGATATAGAGCAAGGGATTTTTTATAAGAAGATATAGGGAAGGTGGTGTGGTGGAGCAAAAATTGTGCAGGTGTAAAATTAAGAGTATAAATTGTAATTTGTGAGATTAGGTTATGAATTTCTGTCCAAAATAGTTTGATGAGtgagcattcccaccaaatgtgtaatagTATTCCTCGGGCCGAGTTATATCTCCAGCATAGCGGGGGGGAGACTAGGATGACATTTATGAATCTTGTCAGGAGTCCTATACCATCTTCAGAATATCTTGTATCTACTTTCTTGAGTGGAAACAATGATGGAACCTTTGTGCATGTGGCTATATATGCGCTCCCACTCTTCCTTCGTAAGGTCCACATGTAGGTCAGATTTCCATTGTCGGACAATTTTGTCATCTTTGATGATATGGTTCGAGAAAAGGAGCACATAGATAGTGAAAATTAGGTGTCTATGGGGTTCTCCGCTACTACAAAGTAGTTTGAAGGGCGTGTAATCCCTTTGCCAATGAGTGTAGCATTTGGAGTCATGTAAAAAGTGCCGCAGTTGTAGAAATTTAAAGAAAGGAATGTTATGATCAGGGAATTTAGCAGACATAGCTTGGTCTGAAAGGAGTTTGTTGTTTTGGAAAAATTGTTGAGCTCTTATTTGGGTTCCGTGTGGTGTCTCATATGTGGTGAGTAAGGACAGACCCAGTGGGAACTCAAGGTTGTCATCTATAGGGGTCATGGGACTGGGCGCAGGTTGCCATTTCAGTTTTTTGCAAGCCGCTCTAAATTGTGACAGGGTGGCATTAATTAGTGGGTGTGATGAGAGTGCTTTGGGGGTGTGAGAGTGAAGAATCCACGGAAAGCTGTGTAGCGGAGTTTGAGTAAATGAGTTTTCAAGCTGGATCCAATCTTTATTTTGTCCATGTACATGCCAGTCAACTATTCTGGTCAAATGACATGCCCAATGATATTTTTGGATGTCTGGAAAGCCAAGACCCCCTTGTAGTTTGGGGAACGTTAATCTATCCCAACTGAGTCTGGGCATTTTGGAGGACCATATGAGGTTCCTGCACATGTGTTTGTATGATGAAAAGAAGGAGGAGGGGAGCGTAATGGGGGTAGCTTGAAAGAGATATAGAAGTCTGGGCACTACATTCATTTTAAGGATTGCTGTTCTACCGAACCACGAGAAAGGTCCTGCATGCCATTTGTGAAGGTATCCTTGGATGGTTTGGAGAACAGGTTGGAAGTTCTGAGAATATAGGTCGGCCAGTCTGGAGGGGATCTTTGcttagtttattatttattttggtttgcgcattagtacttTCACTTGgggtgtatagatagatatatatatatatatatatatatatatatatatatatatatatatatatatatatatatatacatatatcatgtATTGTTCTTATGTTATTGATATGTATATAGATGAAATTACTATTATGCAATCAATTCTAACGTGTCATTATAAGTTATCTATGCCAAtaaacatttcaataaagtttaaacTGCGTATCAtctgcctcatctaaagtcccactaaCCCTTCCCCTTATTGGCTGATatatgaaggtcggtgctccctgtgactgtggTGCAGCCTTTTGCTGCCACTTGTTGAtgtgttacaaaactagtctcaaaacCTTTTGATACCACCTTCTAtcttatatatgtgtatgtttttGGTGGGGACCAGGATGAAACCGGGGGAGAGGTTAATAAAGTAGTTCAGTGTTTTGCAGAATGCTGTGGATAATGCTAGTGCTATATAAAAAGCTACATTCGATAGCCTATGTTTACTagtaatgagtagggatgagcttcgagtttgagtcgaactcatgttcgactggaacattggctgttcgcaagttcgccgaacagcgaacaatttggggtgttcacggcaaattcgaatgccacggaacaccctttaaaagtctatgggagaaatcaaaagtgctaattttaaaggctaatatgcaagttattgtcataaaaagtgtttggggacccaggtcctgccccaggggacatggatcaatgcaaaaaaaagttttaaaaacggccgttttttcaggagcagtgattttaataatgcttaaagtcaatcaataaaagtgtaatatccctttaaatttcgtacctggggggtgtctatagtatgcctgtaaaggggcgcatgtttcctgtgtttagaacagtctgacagcaaaatgacattttgaaggaaaaaactcatttaaaactacccgcggctattgcattgccgacaatacacatagaagttcattgataaaaacggcatgggaattccccaaaggggaaccccgaaccaaaattaaaaaaaaaaatgacgtgggagtccccctaaattccataccaggcccttcaggtctgatatggatattaaggggaaccccggccaaaattaaaaaaaaaaaatgacgtggggttccccctaaattccataccagacccttcaggtctggtatggattttaaggggaaccccgctccaaaaaaaaaaaaaaaacggcgtggggtccccccaaaaatccataccagacccttatccgagcacgcaacctggcaggccgcaggaaaagagggggggacgagagtgtgccccccccctcctgaaccgtaccaggccacatgccctcaacattgggagggtgctttggggtagccccccaaaacaccttgtccccatgttgatgaggacaagggcctcatccccacaaccctggccggtggttgtgggggtctgcgggcggggggcttatcggaatctggaagccccctttaacaaggggacccccagatcccggccccccccctgtgtgaaatggtaagggggttcttacccctaccatttcactaaaaaactgtcaaaaatgttaaaaatgacaagagacagtttttgacaattcctttatttaaatgcttcttctttcttctattttccttcatcttctggttcttctggttcttctggcttttctggttcttcctccggcgttctcctccagcatctcctccgcggcgtcttctatcttcttctcccagggccgctccgcacccatggcatggggggaggctcccgctcttctcttcatcttcttcatcttcttctcttcttcattttcttccccgggccgctccgcaacccatgctggcatggagggaggctcccgctgtgtgacggcgctcctcgtctgacagttcttaaataacggggggcagggccacccggtgacgccgcccccctctgacgcacgggacatgacgggacttccctgtggcattccccgtgacgtcacagggaagtcccgtcaagtcaccgtgcgtcagaggggggcggggtcaccgggaggccccgcccccccctttatttaagaactgtcagacgaggagcgccgtcacacagcgggagcctccctccatgccagcatggattgctgagcggcccggagaagaaaatgaagaagagaagaggagaagaaaagaagaagagaagagcgggagcctcccccccatgccatgggtgcggagcggcccgaggagaagaagatagaagacgccacggaggagatgctggacgagaatgccggaggaagaaccagaagagccagaagaaccagaagaaccagaagatgaaggaagatagaagaaagaagaagcatttaaataaaggaattgtcaaaaactgtctcttgtcatttttaacatttttgacacttttttcgtgaaatggtaggggtacttatgtacccccttaccatttcacacaggggggggccgggatctgggggtcaccttgttaaagggggcttccagattccgataagccccccgcccgcagacccccacaaccaccggccagggttgtggggatgaggcccttgtcctcatcaacatggggacaaggtgttttggggggctaccccaaagcaccctcccaatgttaagggcatgtggcctggtacggttcaggagggagggggggccgcactctcgtccccccctcttttcctgcggcctgccaggttgcgtgctcggataagggtctggtatggatttttggggggaccccacgccgtttttttttttttttttggcgcggggttccccttaaaatccataccagacctgaagggtctggtatggaatttagggggaaccccacgtcattgttttttaaattttggctggagttccccttaatatccataccagacctgaagggcctgatatggaatttagggtgacccccacgtcattttttttttttaattttggttcggggttcccctgtggggaattcccatgccgtttttatcaatgaacttctatgtgtattgtcggcaatgcaatagccgcgagtagttttaaatgagttttttccttcaaaatgtcattttgctgtcagactgttctaaacacaggaaacatgcgcccctttacaggcatactatagacacccccccaggtacgaaatttaaagggatattacacttttattgtttgactttaagcattattaaaatcactgctcctgaaaaaacagccgttttttaaaacttttttttgcattgatccatgtcccctggggcaggacccaggtccccaaacactttttatgacaataacttgcatattagcctttaaaattagcacttttgattattcatgttcatgtcccatagactttaacggtgtttgcgtgttcgaacgaacttttttcctgttcgcatgttctggtgagaaccgaacaggggggtgttcggctcatccctagtaatgagtaTCTATGCTTCCTTATAGGACAAATAAAAATCACAGTGAAAACTGAGGCTCTGGACACAAAAGAATTGTGCAAAAATGAGATCCCAATTCTCCCTAAGCAAGGAGGCACGGATACAATTGTCAAGTCTTTACTTGTTCAGGTCAGTATGCATCAGACAAGCTTTATTCTATAGTGTCCGGAGAATCAAGAACGTTTCCCACCTTCCTTTTCACTTGTGTCCATACTTTGCCATGCTGTTAAACAAAATAAATAGCTCTGTGTCAATTTCCCAATCCAGCTAAAATTTTGTTGCAATTCTGAAGAACGTGGTAGGATTTGGGTGCCATCAAAGTTCAACCTTAACAAAGCCATCAGCACACAGATCTCCATTTGATAAAGATGTAAAGCTTATTCACATAGTAAATATTTTTTCTACTGGAAGTTTGTTTTGTTGTTCAAAGCAAATGACAGATAACAGCCATCGCTTTTGTCATGACAAAATAGCATTTAATGTGAAGCCATAGCTTGTATTTCATAAAATGTAAGGGAAGGAAAATCCTCTGTGGTCTCCACTATAAATCCTGAATCCCTAATACTTTCCCCCATTATAATGTGCCATTATGTAGCTAAGGTATCATTTAAAGGGGATTAAAATGAAATAGCTAAAATTGTTGTCACCATTATACAAAATTTGACATGCTGTAGCTAGGTGTGTTGGAGCACGTAAGTCAAATTGCCAAAAGATCACAGTCGGTCATAGGTATACAGAATTTCGAGTATACAGTGTAGGGTAGGTGGAATTGACACTGCTAATGTGAAATGTGCTCTAATGTGTCAATAAAATCATACacaactgtaaaaataaataaaaaagcaaaaagcatAAGCAACCATAAAAAACACAACACTCAGAAGCAAAAGTACTAAGTGCAACTATACCATAAGGCAAAGTGGTAATGTGCAATAATACAGTATAATCAAAGTGCTACAGTGATGTCTGTGTAAGCATGATAACatcaaataaagtccataaattaaaataaaagtcatCATTTCATATCAGAAAAAATCACTTCAGTAATAAAATTAAAGTTTACTAAGTGCTGCCAAACGCATGCAATCGGGCAGTAGCTAATTGTCACACTCGTGCCCCCCTCCTGTGCTGCACTCCCTGGCTCACCGCAATGGCTTAGTCTAACGCATTTCATCATGAAGATGTCATCAGAGGCGGACGTCTTTGTAACAAAACGCATTAGAGGGCCATTGTGTCATTACGTCACATCCGGTTTTGGTCTGTGGAAAGCAACTGGACTTCCTGGTTTTTGTTATACAACACCTGTAATTATTTGGATTCCTGTAAGTGTACTAAATTATTTGGGCAATAAAAAGAGGTATACAGAGTCACGCTATAGGCATAATTATTGTCTTTTCATGAGCCTATTGGGGCAGAAGAGACCAAGGAATTAACTGCAAGGACCTCATTTACAATCATTTGACACTGTGGAGGCTAGTTACCCTTTGATGGGTAGTGTTGTCTGACGAGTGCAGCACAAGAGGGGGGCACGAGTGCGGCATGAAAATACTGCCCTTATTGCATGCACGTTTGGCAGCACTTACTACACTTTAATCTCATTACTGAAGTGATTTTTTTCTGATatgaatttatggacttttatttgaatttatccacttgccaaccagcagttttactgtggcagaatggcacggctgggcgaaacaacgttatgtaacgttgcttttCCCGGAGGCCAGTAGGGGTGCACCCactgctcgcccccagagccgatgcaagtgcctaacggtcgcgatgaccgccaggctcccgcgattatagactatagacacccccaggcatgatatttaaacaaatatttaatttttaatgtttcactttaagcattattaaaatcactgctcctgaaaaaacggccgttttaaaaacttttttgcattaaaacatgtcccctgaggcaggaagcgggtccctaaacactttttatggcaataacttgcatataagcctttaaaatgaaacttttgatttttcacattcgtgtcccatagactttaacggtgttcacacaaattttttcgCACTTTCTGGTCTGAACCGAAatggggggtgttctgctcatccctaactATTATATATGCAGAGAAATTACTATGTAACACAACAAACTATATAATGTTTCTTTTACTGATCCTCACAGCCTGGAGGTGTCCCGAGGGAGATAAGATCTAGCTCTCTGATATGCACGAAGGGTGGAAAAGGTGAGGAATATCTGGACAGGTTTACAGAAACAGTTTGTGTTGCCCATGTCAATTATTCTGAAGTTGGCTTTTGTTTTATAAACTGCAAATGAAAGCAAGGATCCTATTGGTTACTATTGAGATAGAAATGTTTTCTTCGTTTTGGACAGATATTGTTGTATTTTCTAGACTTTAGGGAAAGGATCCAGAATTTGCACATAATAAAATGTGTTGATGATATTTACATCAACAgtatttaaccccttgctgaccagcgaatgacgatgtatgtcggcacaatggcacagccgggcaaatgggcgtacaggtacgtccctttaaatcatGGCATTGTGGACACGCGTATGCCCCGCCGGATACTCTGTGActgtgcccacgggtcccgcggactgggTGTCCACCGGGGGCCCGGGGGCCCGCGAGCCTGCGTGTCACAAAGCGGCAGAACagagagatgtaaacaaggcatttccctgttctgcctagcaacatgacagagatcttttgctccctgtcatcgggagcagtgatctctgtcatgttctagtgagacaatcccccctacagttagaatcactccctaggacaccttTAACCccctcatcgccccctagtgtttaaccccttccctgccagtgtcatttacacagtaatcaatgcatttttatagcactgatcgctgtataaatgaaaatggtcccaaaatagtgtccagtgtccgatgtgtctgccataatgtcgcagtcatgataaaaatctcagatcgccgcaattactaataaaaaaaaaagattaatactaaaaatgccataaatgtatcccctattttgtagacgctatagcttttgcgtaaaccaatcaatatacacttattgcaatttttttttttttttttttttttttaccaaaaatatgtagaagaatacatatcggcctaatctgagaaagaaatttgtttttttatatattttttgggggtatttattatagcaaaaagttaaaaaattttgtttttttttcaaaattgctgctttttttttgtttatagcacaaaaaataaaaaccacagaggtgatcaaataccaccaaaagaaagctctatttgtagggaaaaaaaggacatcaatgttgtttgggtttaacgttgcacgactgcgcaattgtcagttaaaacaacgcagtgccgaatcacaaagagtgctctagtcaggaagggggtaaaaccttctggggctgaagtggttaaaagtaaaaaaaaaggctgTTAATCCAATTTAAAATGTCCACCAAAAGTTATATTTCAGTTATGTATGTCAGTGAGATAAGTTacacactagggttgatttactaaaggaaaatagactgtgctctttgcaaagggcagttgcactCTTTGAGagcagatgctccagagcttagtaaatgagcaaaagctctgctgaattccatcatccaatcatatgcaagcaaaaaagcagttttttttttaattttccttgcacgtgattgggtattctttgcaaagtgaagctttacctcatttactaagctctggagcaactgcatttgcagagtgcacagtctatctgcctttagtaaatcaaccccactgagttcTGTATTTTCTGGGGGCTCTAGCAGAATCTCCTCATCATAGTTCCCACTTCTTGGAATCTTATTTATACTACAACCAAAGTGTCTCCTTgactttcccctcttcctgttaCAATCTCTATGGGCACAATTCACTAAGCGATTAGTTACCGCATCCAAGTACATGGCAACAAATCGCACAACATTCAGAAACAAAAAACTGTGATATTCACCAAGAAACTCTCCTTAAAAACTTGCATTTCCAAAAATACTGCATTAAACCGTGCAGTAAGTTATCGCAAGCATCTCACATCCCACAATCTCACCAGCGACCATCTGCTATGACGCCTTAACAAAAAAATGTAAGGTAGCCAGCAACTTAGTCTTtgtagacttaagcctcgtacacacggttggattttccgatgggaattgtgtgatgacaggctgttggtggaaaatccaaccgtttgtacgctcctttagacaattgttgtcggattttccactgacaaatgtctgttgccggattttccgaacgtgtgtacacaagtccatcggacaaaagtctaaaaaaagtacaaacatgcatgctcagaagcaaggaggagccggaagcggtcggtcttgtaaaccagcgtttg
It contains:
- the LOC141105643 gene encoding alpha-2-macroglobulin-P-like; its protein translation is MKNPMKIQTTLYNSSDLEEMPCEECHHSSCIGADESETFSWKLKAKVEGQIKITVKTEALDTKELCKNEIPILPKQGGTDTIVKSLLVQPGGVPREIRSSSLICTKGGKAKSSSEETPHIMG